In Methanotorris formicicus Mc-S-70, the sequence GAAGATGTTGAAGAAGCGATGAAAAAAATGCTTGAAAGAGAGAAGAGTGAGAAAAAAAGATATAAAGAAATATACAACATAGATATAGATAATCTATCCATATATGATTTGGTTATCGATACATCAAAATGGGATGTTGATGGGGTATTTAATATCATCTGCTCTGCAATCGATAACTTAAAGTAGCAGATGATATTAATACCTCCCCATTTTGAGAATGAGTTGTGATTGGCGACAATCACAACAACAAAAAATGAGGTGAGGTAAATGCCAGCAATTGAAGTAGGAAGAGTTTGTATAAAAACAATGGGAAGAGAAGCAGGAAAAACATGCGTTATTGTTGATGTAATTGATAGAAACTTTGTCCTTATTGATGGAGAAGTTAAAAGAAGAAGATGCAACATAAAACACATTGAACCAACTGATAAAAAAGTTGAAA encodes:
- a CDS encoding 50S ribosomal protein L14e; its protein translation is MPAIEVGRVCIKTMGREAGKTCVIVDVIDRNFVLIDGEVKRRRCNIKHIEPTDKKVEIEKGASTEEVRLALDAAGLLK